In Phacochoerus africanus isolate WHEZ1 chromosome 14, ROS_Pafr_v1, whole genome shotgun sequence, one genomic interval encodes:
- the MMP28 gene encoding matrix metalloproteinase-28: protein MAARVGLLLRTLPLLLWGGLDAQLAQRVGQELRREAEAFLEKYGYLNEQGPQSPTSSLRFSKAIREFQWVSQLPISGVLDPATLRQMMRPRCGVADTNSQSPWTERASALFAGHQAKMRRKKRFARQGTKWYKQHLSYRLVNWPQHLPEPAVRGAVHAAFQLWSNVSALEFWEAPATGPADIRLTFFQGDHNDGLSNAFDGPGGALAHAFLPRRGEAHFDRDERWSLSRRRGRNLFVVLAHEIGHTLGLTHSAAPRALMAPYYKRLGRDALLSWDDVLAVQNLYGKPQGGSVATQLPGKLFTDFEAWDPHRLQERLPETPGPKYCHSSFDAVTVDRQQRLYVFQGNQFWEVAADGNVSEPRPLQERWAGLPPHIEAAAVSLEEGDFYFFKGSRCWRFRGPKPVWGSPKLCRAGGLPRHPDTALFFPPLNRLILFKGARYYVLAPGGLQVEPYYPRGLKDWGGVPEEVTGALPRPDGSIIFFRDDRYWRLDQNKLQATVSGRWATELPWMGCWHANSGGALF from the exons GCGTTTCTGGAGAAGTATGGATATCTCAATGAACAGGGCCCCCAAAGTCCCACCTCCTCCTTGCGATTCAGCAAGGCCATCAG GGAGTTCCAGTGGGTGTCCCAGCTGCCCATCAGCGGCGTGCTGGACCCAGCCACCCTGCGCCAGATGATGCGGCCCCGCTGCGGGGTGGCAGATACCAACAGCCAGTCACCCTGGACCGAGAGAGCCAGTGCCCTATTTGCTGGACACCAGGCCAAAATGAGGCGTAAGAAACGCTTTGCGAGGCAAG GCACCAAGTGGTACAAGCAGCATCTCTCCTACCGCTTGGTGAACTGGCCTCAGCACCTGCCCGAGCCAGCAGTTCGGGGCGCTGTGCATGCCGCCTTCCAGCTGTGGAGCAACGTCTCAGCGCTGGAGTTCTGGGAGGCCCCAGCCACAGGCCCCGCTGACATCCGCCTCACCTTCTTCCAAGGGGACCACAACGACGGGCTGAGCAACGCCTTCGACGGCCCAG GGGGCGCTCTGGCGCACGCCTTCCTGCCCCGGCGAGGCGAAGCGCACTTCGACCGAGACGAGCGCTGGTCCCTAAGCCGCCGCCGAGGGCGCAACCTGTTTGTGGTGCTGGCACACGAGATCGGCCACACGCTCGGCCTGACCCACTCGGCCGCGCCACGCGCGCTCATGGCGCCCTACTACAAGAGGCTGGGCCGCGACGCGCTGCTCAGCTGGGACGACGTGCTGGCGGTGCAGAACCTGTACG GGAAGCCCCAGGGGGGCTCAGTGGCCACCCAGCTCCCCGGAAAGCTGTTTACTGACTTTGAGGCCTGGGACCCCCACAGACTCCAGGAAAGACTTCCTGAAACCCCGGGTCCTAAATATTGCCACTCTTCCTTCGACGCCGTCACTGTAG ACCGGCAACAGCGATTGTACGTTTTTCAAGGGAACCAGTTCTGGGAGGTGGCCGCCGACGGCAACGTCTCAGAGCCCCGCCCACTCCAGGAAAGGTGGGCGGGGCTGCCGCCCCACATTGAGGCTGCAGCGGTGTCCCTGGAGGAGGGAGACTTCTACTTCTTCAAAG GGAGTCGCTGCTGGAGGTTCCGGGGCCCCAAGCCAGTGTGGGGCTCCCCGAAGCTGTGCCGGGCAGGGGGCCTGCCCCGCCACCCTGACACagccctcttcttccctcctctgaaCCGCCTCATCCTCTTCAAAGGCGCCCGCTACTACGTGCTGGCCCCAGGCGgactgcaggtggagccctacTACCCCCGAGGCCTGAAGGACTGGGGGGGTGTCCCTGAGGAGGTCACGGGCGCTCTGCCCAGGCCTGACGGCTCCATCATCTTCTTCAGAGACGACCGCTACTGGCGCCTTGACCAGAACAAACTTCAGGCAACTGTCTCGGGCCGCTGGGCCACAGAGCTGCCCTGGATGGGCTGCTGGCACGCCAACTCTGGGGGCGCCCTGTTCTGA